A single Zootoca vivipara chromosome 1, rZooViv1.1, whole genome shotgun sequence DNA region contains:
- the KLC1 gene encoding kinesin light chain 1 isoform X1, translating into MYDNMSTMVYLKEDKLEKLTQDEIISKTKQVIQGLEALKNEHNSILQSLLETLKCLKKDDETNLVEEKSNMIRKSLEMLELGLSEAQVMMALSNHLNAVESEKQKLRAQVRRLCQENQWLRDELANTQQKLQKSEQSVAQLEEEKKHLEFMNQLKKYDDDISPSEDKDTDSTKEALDDLFPNDEDDQGQGIQQPHSSAAAAAQQGGYEIPARLRTLHNLVIQYASQGRYEVAVPLCKQALEDLEKTSGHDHPDVATMLNILALVYRDQNKYKDAANLLNDALAIREKTLGKDHPAVAATLNNLAVLYGKRGKYKEAEPLCKRALEIREKVLGKDHPDVAKQLNNLALLCQNQGKYEEVEYYYQRALEIYQTKLGPDDPNVAKTKNNLASCYLKQGKFKQAETLYKEILTRAHEREFGSVDDENKPIWMHAEEREECKGKQKDGTTFGEYGGWYKACKVDSPTVTTTLKNLGALYRRQGKFEAAETLEEAAMRSRKQGLDNVHKQRVAEVLNDPESIERRRSRESLNVDVVKYESGPDGGEEVSMSVEWNGDGTGSLKRSGSFSKLRASIRRSSEKLVRKLKGGSSRESEPKNPGMKRASSLNVLNMGGKATEDHFQGRTNCLTDSRALSASHTDLAH; encoded by the exons ATGTATGACAACATGTCCACAATGGTGTATCTAAAGGAAGACAAGTTGGAGAAACTCACTCAAGATGAAATTATTTCTAAGACTAAGCAAGTGATTCAAGGACTAGAAGCTTTGAAGAATGAGCACAATTCCATCTTACAGAGTTTACTGGAGACACTGAAGTGTTTGAAGAAAGATGACGAAACAAATTTGGTGGAAGAAAAATCAAACATGATTCGTAAGTCTCTGGAAATGCTGGAACTTGGACTCAGTGAAGCACAG GTAATGATGGCCTTGTCAAATCACTTAAATGCAGTGGAATCAGAGAAGCAGAAATTACGAGCTCAGGTTCGCAGGCTATGCCAGGAAAATCAATGGCTAAGAGATGAGCTAGCCAATACCCAGCAGAAATTACAAAAGAGTGAACAGTCAGTGGCTcagctggaagaagaaaagaagcacCTAGAATTTATGAATCAGttaaaaaaatatgatgatgatatatCTCCTTCA GAGGATAAAGACACAGATTCTACCAAAGAGGCCCTGGATGATTTATTCCCCAATGATGAAGATGACCAAGGACAAGGGA TTCAACAGCCACatagcagtgcagcagcagctgcccaacaGGGTGGCTATGAGATCCCAGCAAGATTAAGGACCCTTCATAATCTTGTCATTCAGTATGCTTCCCAAGGCAGATATGAAGTTGCTGTACCCCTCTGTAAACAAGCACTTGAAGACCTGGAGAAGACATCAGGTCATGATCATCCTGATGTTGCCACTATGTTGAATATACTTGCATTGGTATACAG GGACCAGAATAAATACAAAGATGCAGCAAACTTACTGAATGATGCTTTGGCTATTCGTGAAAAGACCTTGGGCAAAGATCATCCAGCG GTTGCAGCAACTTTAAACAATCTTGCAGTGCTTTatggaaaaagaggaaaataCAAGGAAGCTGAACCATTATGCAAGAGAGCATTGGAAATCAGAGAGAAG GTACTGGGAAaagaccatccagatgttgccaaacagTTAAATAATCTGGCCTTACTATGTCAGAACCAGGGTAAATATGAAGAAGTGGAATACTACTATCAACGGGCACTTGAGATCTACCAAACGAAACTGGGGCCGGATGATCCAAATGTAGCAAAAACCAAGAATAATTTG GCATCCTGCTACTTGAAACAAGGCAAATTTAAGCAAGCAGAAACTCTGTACAAAGAGATCCTTACTCGTGCCCACGAAAGGGAATTTGGCTCTGTGGATG ATGAAAATAAACCGATCTGGATGCATGCTGAAGAGAGAGAAGAATGCAAA GGAAAGCAAAAAGATGGCACTACTTTTGGTGAATATGGAGGATGGTATAAAGCTTGCAAAGTTGATAG TCCAACAGTTACAACTACATTAAAGAATCTTGGAGCACTTTACAGACGCCAGGGCAAGTTTGAAGCTGCTGAAACATTAGAAGAGGCAGCAATGAGGTCCCGTAAACAG GGTCTTGATAATGTTCACAAACAGAGAGTTGCTGAAGTGCTCAATGACCCAGAAAGTATAGAGAGAAGGCGAAGCCGCGAGAGCCTCAATGTCGACGTGGTAAAGTATGAGAGTGGCCCTGATGGAGGAGAGGAAGTGAGTATGAGCGTAGAATGGAATGGG GATGGTACTGGATCTCTAAAACGCAGTGGCTCCTTTAGCAAACTTCGTGCTTCAATTAGACGCAGCAGTGAGAAGTTGGTTAGAAAGCTGAAGGGAGGAAGTTCACGAGAGAGTGAACCAAAGAACCCCGG
- the KLC1 gene encoding kinesin light chain 1 isoform X5 translates to MYDNMSTMVYLKEDKLEKLTQDEIISKTKQVIQGLEALKNEHNSILQSLLETLKCLKKDDETNLVEEKSNMIRKSLEMLELGLSEAQVMMALSNHLNAVESEKQKLRAQVRRLCQENQWLRDELANTQQKLQKSEQSVAQLEEEKKHLEFMNQLKKYDDDISPSEDKDTDSTKEALDDLFPNDEDDQGQGIQQPHSSAAAAAQQGGYEIPARLRTLHNLVIQYASQGRYEVAVPLCKQALEDLEKTSGHDHPDVATMLNILALVYRDQNKYKDAANLLNDALAIREKTLGKDHPAVAATLNNLAVLYGKRGKYKEAEPLCKRALEIREKVLGKDHPDVAKQLNNLALLCQNQGKYEEVEYYYQRALEIYQTKLGPDDPNVAKTKNNLASCYLKQGKFKQAETLYKEILTRAHEREFGSVDDENKPIWMHAEEREECKGKQKDGTTFGEYGGWYKACKVDSPTVTTTLKNLGALYRRQGKFEAAETLEEAAMRSRKQGLDNVHKQRVAEVLNDPESIERRRSRESLNVDVVKYESGPDGGEEA, encoded by the exons ATGTATGACAACATGTCCACAATGGTGTATCTAAAGGAAGACAAGTTGGAGAAACTCACTCAAGATGAAATTATTTCTAAGACTAAGCAAGTGATTCAAGGACTAGAAGCTTTGAAGAATGAGCACAATTCCATCTTACAGAGTTTACTGGAGACACTGAAGTGTTTGAAGAAAGATGACGAAACAAATTTGGTGGAAGAAAAATCAAACATGATTCGTAAGTCTCTGGAAATGCTGGAACTTGGACTCAGTGAAGCACAG GTAATGATGGCCTTGTCAAATCACTTAAATGCAGTGGAATCAGAGAAGCAGAAATTACGAGCTCAGGTTCGCAGGCTATGCCAGGAAAATCAATGGCTAAGAGATGAGCTAGCCAATACCCAGCAGAAATTACAAAAGAGTGAACAGTCAGTGGCTcagctggaagaagaaaagaagcacCTAGAATTTATGAATCAGttaaaaaaatatgatgatgatatatCTCCTTCA GAGGATAAAGACACAGATTCTACCAAAGAGGCCCTGGATGATTTATTCCCCAATGATGAAGATGACCAAGGACAAGGGA TTCAACAGCCACatagcagtgcagcagcagctgcccaacaGGGTGGCTATGAGATCCCAGCAAGATTAAGGACCCTTCATAATCTTGTCATTCAGTATGCTTCCCAAGGCAGATATGAAGTTGCTGTACCCCTCTGTAAACAAGCACTTGAAGACCTGGAGAAGACATCAGGTCATGATCATCCTGATGTTGCCACTATGTTGAATATACTTGCATTGGTATACAG GGACCAGAATAAATACAAAGATGCAGCAAACTTACTGAATGATGCTTTGGCTATTCGTGAAAAGACCTTGGGCAAAGATCATCCAGCG GTTGCAGCAACTTTAAACAATCTTGCAGTGCTTTatggaaaaagaggaaaataCAAGGAAGCTGAACCATTATGCAAGAGAGCATTGGAAATCAGAGAGAAG GTACTGGGAAaagaccatccagatgttgccaaacagTTAAATAATCTGGCCTTACTATGTCAGAACCAGGGTAAATATGAAGAAGTGGAATACTACTATCAACGGGCACTTGAGATCTACCAAACGAAACTGGGGCCGGATGATCCAAATGTAGCAAAAACCAAGAATAATTTG GCATCCTGCTACTTGAAACAAGGCAAATTTAAGCAAGCAGAAACTCTGTACAAAGAGATCCTTACTCGTGCCCACGAAAGGGAATTTGGCTCTGTGGATG ATGAAAATAAACCGATCTGGATGCATGCTGAAGAGAGAGAAGAATGCAAA GGAAAGCAAAAAGATGGCACTACTTTTGGTGAATATGGAGGATGGTATAAAGCTTGCAAAGTTGATAG TCCAACAGTTACAACTACATTAAAGAATCTTGGAGCACTTTACAGACGCCAGGGCAAGTTTGAAGCTGCTGAAACATTAGAAGAGGCAGCAATGAGGTCCCGTAAACAG GGTCTTGATAATGTTCACAAACAGAGAGTTGCTGAAGTGCTCAATGACCCAGAAAGTATAGAGAGAAGGCGAAGCCGCGAGAGCCTCAATGTCGACGTGGTAAAGTATGAGAGTGGCCCTGATGGAGGAGAGGAA GCCTAG
- the KLC1 gene encoding kinesin light chain 1 isoform X4, protein MYDNMSTMVYLKEDKLEKLTQDEIISKTKQVIQGLEALKNEHNSILQSLLETLKCLKKDDETNLVEEKSNMIRKSLEMLELGLSEAQVMMALSNHLNAVESEKQKLRAQVRRLCQENQWLRDELANTQQKLQKSEQSVAQLEEEKKHLEFMNQLKKYDDDISPSEDKDTDSTKEALDDLFPNDEDDQGQGIQQPHSSAAAAAQQGGYEIPARLRTLHNLVIQYASQGRYEVAVPLCKQALEDLEKTSGHDHPDVATMLNILALVYRDQNKYKDAANLLNDALAIREKTLGKDHPAVAATLNNLAVLYGKRGKYKEAEPLCKRALEIREKVLGKDHPDVAKQLNNLALLCQNQGKYEEVEYYYQRALEIYQTKLGPDDPNVAKTKNNLASCYLKQGKFKQAETLYKEILTRAHEREFGSVDDENKPIWMHAEEREECKGKQKDGTTFGEYGGWYKACKVDSPTVTTTLKNLGALYRRQGKFEAAETLEEAAMRSRKQGLDNVHKQRVAEVLNDPESIERRRSRESLNVDVVKYESGPDGGEEDGTGSLKRSGSFSKLRASIRRSSEKLVRKLKGGSSRESEPKNPGDELIV, encoded by the exons ATGTATGACAACATGTCCACAATGGTGTATCTAAAGGAAGACAAGTTGGAGAAACTCACTCAAGATGAAATTATTTCTAAGACTAAGCAAGTGATTCAAGGACTAGAAGCTTTGAAGAATGAGCACAATTCCATCTTACAGAGTTTACTGGAGACACTGAAGTGTTTGAAGAAAGATGACGAAACAAATTTGGTGGAAGAAAAATCAAACATGATTCGTAAGTCTCTGGAAATGCTGGAACTTGGACTCAGTGAAGCACAG GTAATGATGGCCTTGTCAAATCACTTAAATGCAGTGGAATCAGAGAAGCAGAAATTACGAGCTCAGGTTCGCAGGCTATGCCAGGAAAATCAATGGCTAAGAGATGAGCTAGCCAATACCCAGCAGAAATTACAAAAGAGTGAACAGTCAGTGGCTcagctggaagaagaaaagaagcacCTAGAATTTATGAATCAGttaaaaaaatatgatgatgatatatCTCCTTCA GAGGATAAAGACACAGATTCTACCAAAGAGGCCCTGGATGATTTATTCCCCAATGATGAAGATGACCAAGGACAAGGGA TTCAACAGCCACatagcagtgcagcagcagctgcccaacaGGGTGGCTATGAGATCCCAGCAAGATTAAGGACCCTTCATAATCTTGTCATTCAGTATGCTTCCCAAGGCAGATATGAAGTTGCTGTACCCCTCTGTAAACAAGCACTTGAAGACCTGGAGAAGACATCAGGTCATGATCATCCTGATGTTGCCACTATGTTGAATATACTTGCATTGGTATACAG GGACCAGAATAAATACAAAGATGCAGCAAACTTACTGAATGATGCTTTGGCTATTCGTGAAAAGACCTTGGGCAAAGATCATCCAGCG GTTGCAGCAACTTTAAACAATCTTGCAGTGCTTTatggaaaaagaggaaaataCAAGGAAGCTGAACCATTATGCAAGAGAGCATTGGAAATCAGAGAGAAG GTACTGGGAAaagaccatccagatgttgccaaacagTTAAATAATCTGGCCTTACTATGTCAGAACCAGGGTAAATATGAAGAAGTGGAATACTACTATCAACGGGCACTTGAGATCTACCAAACGAAACTGGGGCCGGATGATCCAAATGTAGCAAAAACCAAGAATAATTTG GCATCCTGCTACTTGAAACAAGGCAAATTTAAGCAAGCAGAAACTCTGTACAAAGAGATCCTTACTCGTGCCCACGAAAGGGAATTTGGCTCTGTGGATG ATGAAAATAAACCGATCTGGATGCATGCTGAAGAGAGAGAAGAATGCAAA GGAAAGCAAAAAGATGGCACTACTTTTGGTGAATATGGAGGATGGTATAAAGCTTGCAAAGTTGATAG TCCAACAGTTACAACTACATTAAAGAATCTTGGAGCACTTTACAGACGCCAGGGCAAGTTTGAAGCTGCTGAAACATTAGAAGAGGCAGCAATGAGGTCCCGTAAACAG GGTCTTGATAATGTTCACAAACAGAGAGTTGCTGAAGTGCTCAATGACCCAGAAAGTATAGAGAGAAGGCGAAGCCGCGAGAGCCTCAATGTCGACGTGGTAAAGTATGAGAGTGGCCCTGATGGAGGAGAGGAA GATGGTACTGGATCTCTAAAACGCAGTGGCTCCTTTAGCAAACTTCGTGCTTCAATTAGACGCAGCAGTGAGAAGTTGGTTAGAAAGCTGAAGGGAGGAAGTTCACGAGAGAGTGAACCAAAGAACCCCGG
- the KLC1 gene encoding kinesin light chain 1 isoform X2: MYDNMSTMVYLKEDKLEKLTQDEIISKTKQVIQGLEALKNEHNSILQSLLETLKCLKKDDETNLVEEKSNMIRKSLEMLELGLSEAQVMMALSNHLNAVESEKQKLRAQVRRLCQENQWLRDELANTQQKLQKSEQSVAQLEEEKKHLEFMNQLKKYDDDISPSEDKDTDSTKEALDDLFPNDEDDQGQGIQQPHSSAAAAAQQGGYEIPARLRTLHNLVIQYASQGRYEVAVPLCKQALEDLEKTSGHDHPDVATMLNILALVYRDQNKYKDAANLLNDALAIREKTLGKDHPAVAATLNNLAVLYGKRGKYKEAEPLCKRALEIREKVLGKDHPDVAKQLNNLALLCQNQGKYEEVEYYYQRALEIYQTKLGPDDPNVAKTKNNLASCYLKQGKFKQAETLYKEILTRAHEREFGSVDDENKPIWMHAEEREECKGKQKDGTTFGEYGGWYKACKVDSPTVTTTLKNLGALYRRQGKFEAAETLEEAAMRSRKQGLDNVHKQRVAEVLNDPESIERRRSRESLNVDVVKYESGPDGGEEDGTGSLKRSGSFSKLRASIRRSSEKLVRKLKGGSSRESEPKNPGMKRASSLNVLNMGGKATEDHFQGRTNCLTDSRALSASHTDLAH, encoded by the exons ATGTATGACAACATGTCCACAATGGTGTATCTAAAGGAAGACAAGTTGGAGAAACTCACTCAAGATGAAATTATTTCTAAGACTAAGCAAGTGATTCAAGGACTAGAAGCTTTGAAGAATGAGCACAATTCCATCTTACAGAGTTTACTGGAGACACTGAAGTGTTTGAAGAAAGATGACGAAACAAATTTGGTGGAAGAAAAATCAAACATGATTCGTAAGTCTCTGGAAATGCTGGAACTTGGACTCAGTGAAGCACAG GTAATGATGGCCTTGTCAAATCACTTAAATGCAGTGGAATCAGAGAAGCAGAAATTACGAGCTCAGGTTCGCAGGCTATGCCAGGAAAATCAATGGCTAAGAGATGAGCTAGCCAATACCCAGCAGAAATTACAAAAGAGTGAACAGTCAGTGGCTcagctggaagaagaaaagaagcacCTAGAATTTATGAATCAGttaaaaaaatatgatgatgatatatCTCCTTCA GAGGATAAAGACACAGATTCTACCAAAGAGGCCCTGGATGATTTATTCCCCAATGATGAAGATGACCAAGGACAAGGGA TTCAACAGCCACatagcagtgcagcagcagctgcccaacaGGGTGGCTATGAGATCCCAGCAAGATTAAGGACCCTTCATAATCTTGTCATTCAGTATGCTTCCCAAGGCAGATATGAAGTTGCTGTACCCCTCTGTAAACAAGCACTTGAAGACCTGGAGAAGACATCAGGTCATGATCATCCTGATGTTGCCACTATGTTGAATATACTTGCATTGGTATACAG GGACCAGAATAAATACAAAGATGCAGCAAACTTACTGAATGATGCTTTGGCTATTCGTGAAAAGACCTTGGGCAAAGATCATCCAGCG GTTGCAGCAACTTTAAACAATCTTGCAGTGCTTTatggaaaaagaggaaaataCAAGGAAGCTGAACCATTATGCAAGAGAGCATTGGAAATCAGAGAGAAG GTACTGGGAAaagaccatccagatgttgccaaacagTTAAATAATCTGGCCTTACTATGTCAGAACCAGGGTAAATATGAAGAAGTGGAATACTACTATCAACGGGCACTTGAGATCTACCAAACGAAACTGGGGCCGGATGATCCAAATGTAGCAAAAACCAAGAATAATTTG GCATCCTGCTACTTGAAACAAGGCAAATTTAAGCAAGCAGAAACTCTGTACAAAGAGATCCTTACTCGTGCCCACGAAAGGGAATTTGGCTCTGTGGATG ATGAAAATAAACCGATCTGGATGCATGCTGAAGAGAGAGAAGAATGCAAA GGAAAGCAAAAAGATGGCACTACTTTTGGTGAATATGGAGGATGGTATAAAGCTTGCAAAGTTGATAG TCCAACAGTTACAACTACATTAAAGAATCTTGGAGCACTTTACAGACGCCAGGGCAAGTTTGAAGCTGCTGAAACATTAGAAGAGGCAGCAATGAGGTCCCGTAAACAG GGTCTTGATAATGTTCACAAACAGAGAGTTGCTGAAGTGCTCAATGACCCAGAAAGTATAGAGAGAAGGCGAAGCCGCGAGAGCCTCAATGTCGACGTGGTAAAGTATGAGAGTGGCCCTGATGGAGGAGAGGAA GATGGTACTGGATCTCTAAAACGCAGTGGCTCCTTTAGCAAACTTCGTGCTTCAATTAGACGCAGCAGTGAGAAGTTGGTTAGAAAGCTGAAGGGAGGAAGTTCACGAGAGAGTGAACCAAAGAACCCCGG
- the KLC1 gene encoding kinesin light chain 1 isoform X3, which translates to MYDNMSTMVYLKEDKLEKLTQDEIISKTKQVIQGLEALKNEHNSILQSLLETLKCLKKDDETNLVEEKSNMIRKSLEMLELGLSEAQVMMALSNHLNAVESEKQKLRAQVRRLCQENQWLRDELANTQQKLQKSEQSVAQLEEEKKHLEFMNQLKKYDDDISPSEDKDTDSTKEALDDLFPNDEDDQGQGIQQPHSSAAAAAQQGGYEIPARLRTLHNLVIQYASQGRYEVAVPLCKQALEDLEKTSGHDHPDVATMLNILALVYRDQNKYKDAANLLNDALAIREKTLGKDHPAVAATLNNLAVLYGKRGKYKEAEPLCKRALEIREKVLGKDHPDVAKQLNNLALLCQNQGKYEEVEYYYQRALEIYQTKLGPDDPNVAKTKNNLASCYLKQGKFKQAETLYKEILTRAHEREFGSVDDENKPIWMHAEEREECKGKQKDGTTFGEYGGWYKACKVDSPTVTTTLKNLGALYRRQGKFEAAETLEEAAMRSRKQGLDNVHKQRVAEVLNDPESIERRRSRESLNVDVVKYESGPDGGEEVSMSVEWNGDGTGSLKRSGSFSKLRASIRRSSEKLVRKLKGGSSRESEPKNPGDELIV; encoded by the exons ATGTATGACAACATGTCCACAATGGTGTATCTAAAGGAAGACAAGTTGGAGAAACTCACTCAAGATGAAATTATTTCTAAGACTAAGCAAGTGATTCAAGGACTAGAAGCTTTGAAGAATGAGCACAATTCCATCTTACAGAGTTTACTGGAGACACTGAAGTGTTTGAAGAAAGATGACGAAACAAATTTGGTGGAAGAAAAATCAAACATGATTCGTAAGTCTCTGGAAATGCTGGAACTTGGACTCAGTGAAGCACAG GTAATGATGGCCTTGTCAAATCACTTAAATGCAGTGGAATCAGAGAAGCAGAAATTACGAGCTCAGGTTCGCAGGCTATGCCAGGAAAATCAATGGCTAAGAGATGAGCTAGCCAATACCCAGCAGAAATTACAAAAGAGTGAACAGTCAGTGGCTcagctggaagaagaaaagaagcacCTAGAATTTATGAATCAGttaaaaaaatatgatgatgatatatCTCCTTCA GAGGATAAAGACACAGATTCTACCAAAGAGGCCCTGGATGATTTATTCCCCAATGATGAAGATGACCAAGGACAAGGGA TTCAACAGCCACatagcagtgcagcagcagctgcccaacaGGGTGGCTATGAGATCCCAGCAAGATTAAGGACCCTTCATAATCTTGTCATTCAGTATGCTTCCCAAGGCAGATATGAAGTTGCTGTACCCCTCTGTAAACAAGCACTTGAAGACCTGGAGAAGACATCAGGTCATGATCATCCTGATGTTGCCACTATGTTGAATATACTTGCATTGGTATACAG GGACCAGAATAAATACAAAGATGCAGCAAACTTACTGAATGATGCTTTGGCTATTCGTGAAAAGACCTTGGGCAAAGATCATCCAGCG GTTGCAGCAACTTTAAACAATCTTGCAGTGCTTTatggaaaaagaggaaaataCAAGGAAGCTGAACCATTATGCAAGAGAGCATTGGAAATCAGAGAGAAG GTACTGGGAAaagaccatccagatgttgccaaacagTTAAATAATCTGGCCTTACTATGTCAGAACCAGGGTAAATATGAAGAAGTGGAATACTACTATCAACGGGCACTTGAGATCTACCAAACGAAACTGGGGCCGGATGATCCAAATGTAGCAAAAACCAAGAATAATTTG GCATCCTGCTACTTGAAACAAGGCAAATTTAAGCAAGCAGAAACTCTGTACAAAGAGATCCTTACTCGTGCCCACGAAAGGGAATTTGGCTCTGTGGATG ATGAAAATAAACCGATCTGGATGCATGCTGAAGAGAGAGAAGAATGCAAA GGAAAGCAAAAAGATGGCACTACTTTTGGTGAATATGGAGGATGGTATAAAGCTTGCAAAGTTGATAG TCCAACAGTTACAACTACATTAAAGAATCTTGGAGCACTTTACAGACGCCAGGGCAAGTTTGAAGCTGCTGAAACATTAGAAGAGGCAGCAATGAGGTCCCGTAAACAG GGTCTTGATAATGTTCACAAACAGAGAGTTGCTGAAGTGCTCAATGACCCAGAAAGTATAGAGAGAAGGCGAAGCCGCGAGAGCCTCAATGTCGACGTGGTAAAGTATGAGAGTGGCCCTGATGGAGGAGAGGAAGTGAGTATGAGCGTAGAATGGAATGGG GATGGTACTGGATCTCTAAAACGCAGTGGCTCCTTTAGCAAACTTCGTGCTTCAATTAGACGCAGCAGTGAGAAGTTGGTTAGAAAGCTGAAGGGAGGAAGTTCACGAGAGAGTGAACCAAAGAACCCCGG